ATTCAGCCCAAAAATAGAAAAGAATACCTTTTGAACCCATTCATAAAGTGGTGGCTGCGACCCATAGCCAAAACTTAACTGCTGTGAAAAAAGAATCTGTTCGGCCTCATCAAACTCTAGAGAGTTAGAAATAAAAACTCTAACTAAGGTATGCAGCAAAAAGTACCCAATCAGCACAAAAAGGAACTTTCTTTCAGTCTTTAAACCTGTCCACCAACTCTTAATTCTAATCATGGCTTCCATAAAGTTTAATCATTTCTGACATTTAGAACAAAAACAGGTCCCTCTCCCGGCAAGGCATATTTTCTTAATCGGAGTCTTGCAAACCAAGCAAGGCTGGCCCTTGCGCCCATAGACCTTAAGCCGCTTCTCCATACCGCCTTTATCTCCACTTAGATCTCGATAGGAGTCTACCGAAGACCCCTTGTACTTTATCCCTTCCTTTAACACTGAAATTATTTTTTCACCGAGAACTTTCACCTCCTTAGCTTTTAAACTACTGGCTGACCGCTGAGGGTCTATTTTTGCTAAAAATAAAGCCTCCTGAGCATAAATATTGCCAATGCCGGCAATCACTGTTTGATCTAGAAGTAATGATTTAATTTTTGTTTTCTTTTTCCTAAAAATCTCCTGAAACTGCTCCGAGCTCAAGACAAACGGCTCTGGCCCCAAACTTTTTATAAATGGCAACTCGCGCCAATCCTTAAGCAGCTTCAGCTGTCCCAAGACTCTTTGATCCATATAGTTTAAAAACTTCCCATCCGAAAGCTTAAAACTAACCCGCGCCTTTTCCTGCTCCGGGCCATAAATAAGCCAGCCAGCAATACGCAGATGAATAACTAAAAACTTATCTTTCCGAAATTCTATTATTAATAATTTGCCACGGCGAATTATTTTCTTAACTGATTCACCAACGATACCTTTTTTGAACTTTGCAGGGGTTGGCTCTTTGATGACTGACTTTTTTCTTACCTTTACCGCAACAATTGTTTTATTAAGAATAGTTTTAGTTAGGTCTTTTTTGATGGTTTCAACTTCTGGTAATTCAGGCATGGCAATCCTCCATAAATAACCCTACTTACTTCAGGCAATACTTTTATGCCCCGGCACTTCCTATATTTGTCTTATATTAACACTATCCATCAATAAATGGTATAAAAATCTGATTTTCGATTCCATCACTGCCCTACCAAAATGTTTTTAATACAATAAAACCAACTTTGAACTCGCTTGAAAGTGCAACATTAACGATTCGCAAGTACGCTAGACACAAACAGGAGCAATTTCGACAGATAATGCAATAGATTTTCGTAGGTAAAAAACTATTTTACGTTTGTTATCTAGCGAAAACTGATCTTTTAATCAACATGCCCTAAGGCTTGAATATGCCTGGAATAATTCACTAAAATGAGTTAAAATAAATAAGGAGATGATACGATAATTGTTCAATGATAGTTGGTGAAAACTCTGGATTATCAGTAGAATAAATAGATAGTCACAGAGTAGATAGGTTATAGGTTGTATTGTTTTTCTGGGGCTTAATTGACCCCGTAAAGGA
Above is a genomic segment from Candidatus Omnitrophota bacterium containing:
- the mutM gene encoding DNA-formamidopyrimidine glycosylase, producing MPELPEVETIKKDLTKTILNKTIVAVKVRKKSVIKEPTPAKFKKGIVGESVKKIIRRGKLLIIEFRKDKFLVIHLRIAGWLIYGPEQEKARVSFKLSDGKFLNYMDQRVLGQLKLLKDWRELPFIKSLGPEPFVLSSEQFQEIFRKKKTKIKSLLLDQTVIAGIGNIYAQEALFLAKIDPQRSASSLKAKEVKVLGEKIISVLKEGIKYKGSSVDSYRDLSGDKGGMEKRLKVYGRKGQPCLVCKTPIKKICLAGRGTCFCSKCQK